A window of Pseudomonas mucidolens contains these coding sequences:
- the dapC gene encoding succinyldiaminopimelate transaminase has product MNNALNQLQPYPFEKLRALLGSVTPNPDKRPIALSIGEPKHRSPDFVAQALAENLQQMAVYPTTLGIPALREAIGHWCERRFNVPQGWLDPARHILPVNGTREALFAFTQTVVNRGDDALVISPNPFYQIYEGAAFLAGATPHYLPCLDENGFNPDFTAVSPDIWKRCQILFLCSPGNPTGALIPVDTLKKLIALADEHDFVIAADECYSELYFDEQTPPPGLLSACVELGRKDFKRCVVFHSLSKRSNLPGLRSGFVAGDAEILKAFLLYRTYHGCAMPVQTQLASIAAWQDEAHVRANRDLYREKFDAVLAILKPVLDVQNPDGGFYLWPNVKGDDAAFCRELFAQEHVTVVPGSYLSREVDGFNPGAGRVRLALVAPLAECVEAAERIRDFIQRRR; this is encoded by the coding sequence ATGAACAACGCCCTGAACCAGCTGCAGCCCTACCCGTTCGAGAAATTGCGCGCCCTGCTGGGCAGCGTCACACCCAACCCGGACAAGCGACCGATTGCGCTGTCCATTGGCGAACCCAAGCACAGGTCTCCGGACTTCGTCGCCCAGGCCCTGGCCGAGAATCTGCAGCAGATGGCGGTGTATCCGACCACGCTGGGCATTCCCGCCTTACGCGAGGCCATTGGCCATTGGTGCGAACGGCGTTTCAACGTGCCCCAGGGCTGGCTGGACCCGGCGCGTCATATCCTGCCGGTCAACGGCACCCGTGAAGCGCTGTTTGCCTTCACCCAGACCGTGGTCAACCGTGGCGATGATGCGCTGGTGATCAGCCCGAACCCGTTCTACCAGATCTACGAAGGCGCAGCGTTTCTCGCCGGGGCCACGCCGCACTACCTGCCCTGCCTGGACGAAAACGGCTTCAACCCAGATTTCACTGCCGTCTCGCCGGACATCTGGAAACGCTGCCAGATTCTGTTCCTGTGCTCCCCGGGCAACCCGACCGGCGCGCTGATTCCCGTCGATACCCTGAAAAAACTGATCGCCCTGGCCGACGAACATGACTTCGTGATCGCTGCCGATGAGTGTTACAGCGAGCTGTACTTCGACGAACAGACCCCGCCGCCGGGCTTGCTCAGCGCCTGCGTCGAACTGGGGCGCAAAGATTTCAAGCGTTGCGTGGTGTTCCACAGTCTGTCCAAACGCTCCAACCTGCCAGGCCTGCGCTCCGGTTTCGTGGCCGGTGATGCCGAGATTCTGAAGGCGTTCCTGCTGTATCGCACCTACCACGGTTGCGCGATGCCGGTACAAACCCAACTGGCAAGTATCGCCGCCTGGCAAGACGAGGCACACGTACGGGCCAACCGTGATCTGTACCGGGAAAAGTTCGACGCCGTGCTGGCGATTCTCAAACCGGTGCTGGATGTGCAAAACCCCGACGGCGGCTTCTATCTGTGGCCGAACGTAAAAGGTGACGACGCCGCGTTCTGCCGCGAGCTGTTCGCGCAAGAACACGTGACCGTGGTACCCGGCTCGTACTTGTCGCGAGAAGTCGACGGCTTCAACCCCGGCGCTGGCCGCGTGCGCCTGGCACTGGTTGCGCCGCTGGCCGAATGTGTGGAAGCGGCCGAGCGGATTCGCGATTTCATCCAGCGTCGCCGGTAA